aataatttcatcaagACCACCTATTGTTCCACTTCCAACGTTAACACTAGGTGTACTGAACGCGTCAGTGTGACGcttattgaactttataaacattatttagcaaATGTTTAATCTTTCTCTAATTTACAAAATCCAAATAAATGAACATCACTTCTTCTGAGACcagtagaataaattgtacaataaatgtccgtaaacctaatgttcaACACGTGTAAGTGGATTCGCGAAAGCtcgaaacaatattttcttggTTTCATCACGAAACCCGTAACACAGGTCAATAGCGTTTACCGTTATGCTCAGGTAAGTCCAAATATATTTCAAGTGGCCAAAGAATGGTCGGCGTGACGACACCGAACGAAATGTCGTCGCTGTGTACAGCTGTTAAGCTGCAACAAAGGGACGTGCCTGGGAACAATACGAATTTCGGTGGCAACAGGTTCGTGAGATTAAATGGAATTTCGCTTTTGAGTTCGCTCGTCATGTGAGAAACCCAGTGTAAGTTCTATTCTTTGGTTTCGCGTCAGTTTCGTCATTTTGCGATCGAGGAAGGCGCCGTAGTAATGTAGTATCTTCTAAATGGCCCGAAGAAAacagctgaaacgaaagaatagAACGCTCACTGTCTTCCACTTTATTTGAATAggattatgtaatttttatgatgattttttctttctcttttacaCATTGAGGCGTTGCGTGCGTCAGCAGAGGCAACAAAGTGTGAATCACGCTACTGGCAGTTGAGAAGGCAGCTTGAATGAGAAGAAATAGTGATGTGTAATTGTGCATTCTACATTGtgcttatattatatattgtgtgTCGTATACACGGATACATTTTACGTCACTGCTAGATTAAATCGAttccttgaataatttctttgttctgaattcatttttttttcgacGATAGAAATATTCGtaaattccatttatttattaagaaattatagcGTTGagacattattatatttattttctaacagttgaaataataaatgaacattcGAAGTTTTTTGTTACGAAATTTTAGTAAACGTATCAGTCTTACGAAATTGCCTTTCGTTGGTAACACATTTACCTGTATGCACTTGTTGTTCCCTGCATTTCCTACTTGCACTTTCTGTTTTGCACGAGTGCAGACGTGGTTGCCTTCCTTAGAGACGGTGTACAAGCGAATTGCTTCGTAATGATTCGTAGTAGTCAAGAAGAAAAATAGGGAAAGGTGAATAccttaaacataataaattgtGTAATAATACCACGAAAATGAGTTAATTTATGTACATACGAATAATTATAAGGATCATTAAACAAACTGCACATTGCACTGAAAAAAATCAAGTAACTATCTGTAGGTAAAATATGTATCTTTACAACGTGGAAATAAATGCAAGCTTACAGGTTTTAATATCCTGTTGCAAAAGGTATAAAATATGTTGCAACTTGAtggaaaataatgatattaaatatgtaatctACAACAGTTTTTACAGTACTGTATACAAACCAACGGTTGAATAAAAACTCCGCAATTACcagtaacataataatataaacaaacataCTATTCATTTTCATCATTCCACGTATAGTGATCAAATTAAAAGGATCATAAAGAATTCAAGTCTTTCGCGAGCCCTACTTCTTCCTTCTAAAACAAGAAACACGATGAAAACAGAACTGGACCGacataatttctattttaaaatctGTTGTAACGACACATTGTCATTATGGCGCACGCACATTTGCGTAAGCGCTGTACACTTTCAATTGAGCAGTCGTGAAGGTCACCGTTGAAATTTCGTAACAAAAATTCCATGGAGCCCAGTTCCGGAACAGCACGGTACAATTAAAACGAGATCGTTACCTTCTCCGATTTTTCTCGCGGAGGAAATAACTCGAAAGGTCGTTCGTTGAGAACGGTTACGTAAGCCCGTTGACCAATTGAAAAATGGGAGCAGTTAGAAAGTTGTAGAGGCCGTTTCCATTTCCCTTTATCGAATCGggctgttaatatttatttcgattttattaagGAAAACCGAGGGAAGGAAGAAAACAGGAAAAACGTTTGCCGTGCAATCTGCAGTAGCGAAGACCTCTAATTTCTATCGAgcacattaacactaaaacaaccgagcatttaacatgattaatatttttaaattcttataaaaattgtaacaatagattttttttcggtttctttgtatattaaatacagtattgaagtgaaattatttattttcaaaaccgtTTCggacattgaatattttaaaaataaataattgtatttaacgCTGATTAGTTCAATtagttcaataaataattatatttgtaaaaaaagaaattaataaatgtaaaataggaAAACTAAAATCCGTCAGTTTGACGGGTACGGTAGTTGTAATGTTAAGACGGCGACGGGATTTACGACTGGTTGTGTTGGTCTTACTTTATTTCCAATCTAATTACCTTACAATAATCTAGTTACAATAGTAAGCGTGCTGAAATTTGTTCATGCAGTCCCGCGAGATACGAGCCCGAAGACGCTCGACAATACGAGGTTCTCCTTGAAACGATATTGTAACGGTAACCCTGCGACCACGCATGCAAACTGCATTTCCTAAGGTCCGAGTCAGCACGTGCACTTACCGTGGTtcggaaaattttatttacatcgttccttaatcctttgcgaacgatgatttattgaaatactAAAAATCTTTTCCATGGGAAGCTTAATTGTACGTCAAAcccttaaatactagaaaaggagaaaattatAGGCTGATCTGTTGTtacttaaataatgaaattactagATTGTaactttcgattttagataccaAATATCGATGTTGTCGACAAGAcaacattcgtcctcaaagagttaaattatCTTTCGTCCACGGTGCAAATGATACTCACATCTATTTACCAAAATGTATTTCACGATACTCTTACCTAAAACGTAAACGAGAAACTTTGCAGAGTGTACAGATTATTATCCTTAACAAAACGTGTATTTTATTCTTACAATATAACCAAGAAATCGTCCACGCAGGAAGAAActgtttaaacaaaaataaaaatgaaaggacACCAACAAACAAGAATTTACTATGCAAATGACCATTTCGCGAATTCCATTGCACGATAGTAACAATTTTTGAGtcattttctgtatattttccCAACAATCTTTGTCCAATGGCAAGAATAATGCTTCTCGAGGAAGCAGAAACGCGATTTGGTAAGCAGAAAAGTTTCTAATTACCGAAACAAGGATCAAGGATAATTAATCAACTCGTCCTTCCACGCTTTACAAGAAAACAATAGACACAAAAATATCATGGGAATCGATGAGGACGATCGTGCGTGATCAAAAATCATTCCGAATCGTTTTCCGGACGCTCGGGATCCTTGACGTGTACCTCCAGTGTAGTAATCGTCACGTGGTCCTCGAGGATCACGGTCATCGTactaattttacaataattccgTAATCCACGAGGACTATAGATACTGTACTAATTCAATATTAGTCATGTGTTCCATGAGGATCACAGATAGCGTGCTATTTTAACAATAGTCACGTGATCCTCGATGACCACAGACATTGCATTGATTCAATAACGATCATGTGATCCACGAGAATCTAACTGAACGATCGGCACGCGACGATGACCACAGCAAGCGTCGAAGCGTCGCGTCTTCGGAAAACGATCATACGAGAAAAGACTAAACCGAACGACACATGGACCGCCCTGAAGGACACAGGAGGGACTAGAAGACTTAGTAGTAACCGAAGCTGATGTCGTGCAATGGCGGTGCTACGTTTTGGGGCAGAGCGTAATCTCTAGCTAACTGGTCCAGGATTCCGCCGCTCTGACTGCGAGGCTGTGGCTGAGACCGGCGTTCTTGGATGGGCGCTGGACCGAATTGAGCTGGTCCCTGATTGTACAATTGGGAAGGAGGTGACGGTTCCTCATTTTGCTGGAGGATTGGGGACTGTCTAGAACTGGGAGGCTGGGGGACACCGCCAGAGGGAGTGAAAAGCTGCTTGGGCAGGGCCTGTTGTCTGGGTGCTTGCGCAGGGTACACTGCCTGCGTGTGGCTTGGGGGTGGCTGATAGGCAGGTTGCTCGTATTGGAGGGCTGGCTGAGGCGCAGGTGCGGATCTAAGGGGAGCCCTAGCCTGCTGGTTCGCTTGCTGGTAGGCCTGAGCCTCCAGAGCCTCTCTGTTGGTGGTCTCGTCTACCAACGTTGGTGGAGCCACTGTGATACCCTCACCAGCTGGCTGGAAGCCGAACTGGTTCGCTCCGTACTCCACCACGCGGACTTTCCCGGTGTCATCGACGAACCCGTATTTACCCTTCACGTCACCAGTGGGTAATTTAGTTTCGATCTTGAAGGAACCATCAGCACCCTCGAAGCCGTAGGTGTAAGAGCCGTCTTCATTGTGCCTGTTGATCTGTTTGAGGATTGCTACTGGAGTTGGCTTAGGGGTGGTAGGTGCTGCTTGTCTGTTTAGCGGTGCCGCATCCGCTGCGTAGCTTCTGGGGGTTGGATGAGCTGGCCGCGCTGGCTCGTAAGCTGAGTAGTCGTCTACATAATTGCCACCTGGTTGTTGGTATTGCTGAGCCGATACTGCGAGTATCGCAGCTACCAGTAGTGTTACCTGGGGATTAAGTGGATGATGTTAATCTTGGTTGTTGGGTGGTGTGAAATATGGTGGGggaatttaagtaattaattgtaTAGCGAACTGCTGAAATGATTGGTAACATTTAAGTATTCgggttaattaatatttgttacattcttAAGTGTCTTTAGAGGGAATCGTTTATTGTCACAATAAATGTTACGACCCTCAAGGAAAATGTCAATTGATTTcacttttttccatttattcaGCTGTTATACTAATTGTAGCCGTAACTGCATTAATTATAGTAATGGTTGCTCCTTCTGTTCTCTTATCGCTAGGTTCCATAGAGAAAGAAATTGGacgatgaaattaaaatttcgcgCTCCGCAGTTTTTATAAGAATCTTTTGTGCAATCTGTGCTTATCGTGATTTTCAACATTGAAACTAGTGTCATGCCCGCGTGCGGGCATCAGGAACGTAATAAATTTAATCGTCGCTGCGGTCAGCATCGCGTAAAGCGTTAATCTAGGACTTCATAAACCGTAATTACTCGCGGAAAGGTCTGAGATCGGTGATGCATGACCCTCCGCGTTACCAGAGCCTTAACCGCCAGACGTGACTTTATTACACCACGACGACGAGATAACCGCACTCGAAGGATACCGGATTCTTGATCGTGACTGGCAATTCGAGGGAGAAAAAACGTGTCTAACGTCGCTGACATACAGTATTGCTCACGACTAATTCTATTTCACTTTCATGAAatcagttaaataataaaataaaataccattatttgaaacgaaggaAATCACAAATCACGTAATCACAAAGAATAAATTGTCAACAGAATcgctaatgaaattaattcgtgAAACACCAGAAACTGTTTAATGCAACAATCGAAACAATGTTCCAGAGAATTAGAAAACGTGAAAGACCCAAGCAAAACGCAagcgtgaaaaataaatattactaaatcattGCTTGAACTACGCTATATTAGATAGTACTATTCTTCAAGTTTATTGGAATAtcgaatttctataataatttcgaTCATACTACAGGAACAATCCAATGAATAACGTGTCCTTCGAACATGAACACAGAAGTCGACGAAAACCGGCTACCAGTAAATTACTATCGAAAGTTTGACAAGTTTGATCGAAGTTCCATCCGTGAACCGCGTTTCCTGCGGTTCCGCGCGAACGGCCACGAGCGAGAAAACGGTTTCTACCGCTACGCATTCTGGCCGACATAATTCTCGAATGTGTTCCTGTTTGGCGTaa
This genomic window from Nomia melanderi isolate GNS246 chromosome 9, iyNomMela1, whole genome shotgun sequence contains:
- the Cpr97Ea gene encoding cuticular protein 97Ea, which translates into the protein MHTVSTVTLLVAAILAVSAQQYQQPGGNYVDDYSAYEPARPAHPTPRSYAADAAPLNRQAAPTTPKPTPVAILKQINRHNEDGSYTYGFEGADGSFKIETKLPTGDVKGKYGFVDDTGKVRVVEYGANQFGFQPAGEGITVAPPTLVDETTNREALEAQAYQQANQQARAPLRSAPAPQPALQYEQPAYQPPPSHTQAVYPAQAPRQQALPKQLFTPSGGVPQPPSSRQSPILQQNEEPSPPSQLYNQGPAQFGPAPIQERRSQPQPRSQSGGILDQLARDYALPQNVAPPLHDISFGYY